The sequence AGGCAAAAATGAGCTCGCCGGCGATTCTTCCATGGTTTCTCCCCAAAAACGTCATGCGACCAATAGCGCCGCTGCGACCGGCATTTCTCAACAACTCCATCAAAAAGAATCGAGAGATGATACTCCGGGTTCTGCTGAAACCGATTCCGGGGCCCATGCTTTGATCCCTGCGGTTCAACTGGAAACGATCAGGGGCGCCATTCATGGAAACTTTTTTCGAATCGTTTTTCAGTTTACGGAAAAGGTTCTTTACGAAAAGCCCGTTATGCATTCAAATGAAGTTGCCATCAGGCTCAAAAAAGTAACAACCGAACTGGCGCCTTTTCGAAAGTATAAAACATTTGATGCCTGGGTAAAGCTTGATAAAAATGGGAACGACCTGAATGTGAGCATTGGATTTCCTGAAAATTTTCTAAAGCTTGATTGTTTTGAATTAAAAAATCCTTTCCGATTGGTTATCAACATCTTCACAATGCAACCTGGTGCGCTGCGCTTACAATCAAACGCTTTTCAGCCCCTTGATTTTGCTTGCACAAGCAGCCACCTTTCTTTACCCGCAGCACCCCATGGAATGTATGTAAAACTTTTCACATTGTGAAATGAATTACATAAAAATTTTCCAAAAAGGTGCGCCCAAAAGATCACGGCTGATTTCGGGCAGTCTTGCAACCGATTGGTTTAACTGCTTATTTGTCTGTTTGATTGGTTTGGCACGGTTTTTGGGTAAAAAGTATTCCCGACCAATTTGTTTGGAATAATAGGATCTGCCGGTGGATATAACCGCTTCAAAAGCTTTGGTATCAAATCAACGTCTTGTGCCTGCGCCCAAGCGCTTGCATGCGGCGTCGATGTGCCTTGACCTTTATCCCAGGCGCTGCCGAAACGAGGTTGTATTTACCGTACGCAAAACAGACGAATCCGAAGGTAAATACGGGCCTGACGGAAGAAAACGGGAAAACCCAAAGTGCGCCAATTTTATTGATATTTTTGTTTGACGGCCCGCATAGCCTTTTTCGTCAGGGCATCCTGACGATGCGAAACCCCAAGGTACTGTATCCGAGCCTGGGCGTAAAGAGCTTCCTAAAATACGTGCGGCATTCATTTTCATCACTGTTCCAACTGCCGCCGCGGCCGGCATGTTTGATACCGATATCGGCATAGATGGAATCCCCGCGACGAACAAATTCTTCCGGATCGGGGATGCTGCCGTCTCCGCACCATTCCATAACATTGCCGCTCATGTCGTATATCCCCAGGCCGTTGGGAAATTTCGTGCCGAACGAATGGGGGCTAAAGTTGCTGTTTTTCCGGTACCAGCCCAGGCTGTCCAGATCCACACCGCCGGAATAGATTTCAGCTCGCCCTGCACTCCTGGCCGCATATTCCCATTGGGCTTCGGTGGGCAGGCCGTATCTGAACCGCTCATTACTTTTTTTCATGAGCCTGCGGATAAAATCACAGGTGTTGTGATAGGACACATTCTCAACCGGGTAATTTGCGCCCTTGTTGAAATGTGAAGGGTTGTTGCCCATAATCTTATGCCACTGTCCCTGTGTTACCGGATACTGCCCGATCCAGAATCCATCCACATGTATGCTTTGGGAGCTTTTTACAAAAGGTTCTCCGTCTTCATCTGCTCCGGCAAGGCCCGGAATAAAAGCTCCCTCCGGAACCCATACAAAACGCATAGCCAGCACCGGGTCTTCCCACACCGCGCCGGAGGGAGGATCTGCAGATGTTGCCTTAACGGTTGAACCGTGTTGGCGAAATGTACCGCTGTTTCCGGAACGAGCCGTATCGGGAGCCGGTTTAAGGATTGACTTTTCAGGAAAAGAGATGGTTTTGTCCCGGTTATCATCCGGCCCTTCAAGAATTTTAAGAATTCGGCTGAAATCTTCCGGGCGGTCTTTAGCAAAATAAGCCAGACATTTTTGGATCAAATTGACGATACGTTCAGGGATATCCGGTCTGTCAAAGGAAACACCGTTTGCCTTGATCTTTCGAAGCCTTTCGATATAATCGGCATCTTCATAAGGAAGATGTCCCTCCCAGATAAAATAGGATACCAGTCCATAGGAGAAAACAGCGGAAGCCATCCCCGCCTTTGCACCCTGAAGGATGAACTCAGGGGCGGACCAGTTTAAGGAAAACTGGGAATCGGTTGAAGCAGACATGCTGCTCAGTCTCCGCAAACCGCCGAGATCGCCGATGACCAGTCGATGATTGCTGCTGAAAAGCAGATTGGATGGTTTCAGATCGGTAAGGAAAAATATATGTTCGATATCCGCAGAAAGCCGCTTTAGAATACTCGCCAGCGTCCGCATCAGATTGCAGGCCTCTTCAGGGGCCAAGGGGTAATTGTCCAAGACATGGTCCAGCAGGTTGGACCGGCACAATTCCATCAGAATGACAAGATGTGCCCTGGCGTTCTGATTGGACACCATCTTGTCTACGAGATAAAAATCATAGATCTCTAAGATCCCCTCGCCCTT comes from Candidatus Desulfatibia profunda and encodes:
- a CDS encoding SUMF1/EgtB/PvdO family nonheme iron enzyme is translated as MEELIKKCLPTYEIGEKLGQGVYGSVYRIYDRFKERAVKVVPILLERSLSHSTSEQLDTRVSQDFHAVKEYYGNIKGEGILEIYDFYLVDKMVSNQNARAHLVILMELCRSNLLDHVLDNYPLAPEEACNLMRTLASILKRLSADIEHIFFLTDLKPSNLLFSSNHRLVIGDLGGLRRLSSMSASTDSQFSLNWSAPEFILQGAKAGMASAVFSYGLVSYFIWEGHLPYEDADYIERLRKIKANGVSFDRPDIPERIVNLIQKCLAYFAKDRPEDFSRILKILEGPDDNRDKTISFPEKSILKPAPDTARSGNSGTFRQHGSTVKATSADPPSGAVWEDPVLAMRFVWVPEGAFIPGLAGADEDGEPFVKSSQSIHVDGFWIGQYPVTQGQWHKIMGNNPSHFNKGANYPVENVSYHNTCDFIRRLMKKSNERFRYGLPTEAQWEYAARSAGRAEIYSGGVDLDSLGWYRKNSNFSPHSFGTKFPNGLGIYDMSGNVMEWCGDGSIPDPEEFVRRGDSIYADIGIKHAGRGGSWNSDENECRTYFRKLFTPRLGYSTLGFRIVRMP